The genomic DNA TTCTCAGTCGGAATTGTAGACTCTAATCCTTCTCGCAAAAAATAAAAATGTCCTACAAATAGAAGCATTGGGAGTATCCAATAAAATGCTAATATAGGAATTGAAATCCAAAAGAATAAAACACTGTCTTCCATAAAAATCATTCTATCAGAAATTGAACTCAGTGTAAGTAAGGAATGAAACAGGAATGCGAGGTAAACTGTTTTTATTATCATAGTATTCATAAAGACTGTAAAAATTTTAAAACTTTTTCTCTATCCGATTTATTTAGTTTCTTATAAGATTCTTTTGCTTGTTTAGATTCTCCTTCATGCCATAGAATTGCTTCTTGTATGTCTCTTGCTCTTCCATCATGTAAAAGATTAGAATGCTGGCTCACGGAAAGATACAATCCAATTCCCCAAAGAGGAGATGTTCTCCATTCTCTTCCATTTGCAAGACCATCTTTGAATCCATCGGATAATTCTTCGCCCATATCATGGAGTAATAGATCTGTATAAGGATGAATGGTCTGCCTTGAGAGTTCTGGATAATCTGAATTAACCCCTGTTTTAAATTCAGTCTTATGGCAAGAAGCACAACCAATCTTTATAAACAAATCTTTTCCTTCTGCAAAAAAAGATTCATTTGCAATTCGTGTAGCGGGCACTCCAACTAGAAGCGAATAGTATTCTAAATCTTCAAAACTATTCGGATCAATCTCAGATCCAAAAGGTTGTGCTTGATTGCACTTAACTTCTTCTTTGGAACAATTTTGTTTGGGAAACAATCTAGATGTAATTCCTAAATCTTCTAACAAAGCAGTTGCTATCAGTTGATGAATATCGGGTTGATTTGCTTTCCATCCAAATCTACCTATTTCTGTTTGTTGAGTTCTATGATTAAAGACTCGATTTATTTTTCCAGAAATTCCATCTTTGTCTTTATCTTCCACGTCTTCTAAAGATTCTAAAACTTCGTGAGGAATTAAACTCAGTAAACCCATTCCATAGATCACAGGAGCAACTCTCGGAGAAAAGGAAAATTCTTTTGGTTTAGCATAATTCCAATTGGAAAAGGAATACTTGGGTTCGCGCAAACTATATTTTTCCCCATCGGGAAACCTTCCTTCTCTTTCGATGAATGTGACATCTATCTTTGCTTCGATTGAAATCTTGCGAGGGTCTATGGATTTATCTTGTATCTGAAAACCATAATTGTCAAATTCATCGGTTTGAAACTTGAAAGCCATGGAATGAAATTCTGTTTCTAGCTTGGCTTTATTTTTCCCTCTTCCGCCTAGAAAATGACAACCGTTGCACGAATTAGAATTCATCAAAGGACCCAAACCCTGGAATGGAGTCTTACCATCATTAGCCCATGTAGCTTTAAATACTTGATTCCCCCGATTGAACTTGAGAATTTTGTCCATTTCTTTTACGTTAGTCGAAATACGATTGAATCCATTCAAGGAAACATCAAATACAGTAGTCTCTCCACCCGCGTAAATAAAACTATTGCCTTGTTTTTTACAGTTTAAATTGCCTATCAAAACAAAAATGACAACGATGATTTGTAAAACGCGCTTCATCTTCTCTTATCTATATTCCCAAAACAAAAATTTTCTTACCTTGAAATTCTATTTCTTTTATAAATCATTTTATATCCAAAGAACTTTGCGAAAGAAGGCTTGTAAAGCAGGATTTTGAGTGTGAGATCATGCGAAGGCTAGGAGAATTTAACTCAAATAAAATATAACTGTCTTGCTGTCTTAAGATTGTATTGTATAATTGGTATTAGAGGAAATAAAAATGACACCAAGACAAGGATTTATTGCGGCGTGTATTGAAATGGTAGAAATTAATGATGAGCTGACAGCAGAAGAACTCAGTGTATCACAAGAAATTTTAAAAAAACAAGGATTCACAGATATAGAATTTGAGGAAGTTGTAAATCTCGG from Leptospiraceae bacterium includes the following:
- a CDS encoding c-type cytochrome; translated protein: MKRVLQIIVVIFVLIGNLNCKKQGNSFIYAGGETTVFDVSLNGFNRISTNVKEMDKILKFNRGNQVFKATWANDGKTPFQGLGPLMNSNSCNGCHFLGGRGKNKAKLETEFHSMAFKFQTDEFDNYGFQIQDKSIDPRKISIEAKIDVTFIEREGRFPDGEKYSLREPKYSFSNWNYAKPKEFSFSPRVAPVIYGMGLLSLIPHEVLESLEDVEDKDKDGISGKINRVFNHRTQQTEIGRFGWKANQPDIHQLIATALLEDLGITSRLFPKQNCSKEEVKCNQAQPFGSEIDPNSFEDLEYYSLLVGVPATRIANESFFAEGKDLFIKIGCASCHKTEFKTGVNSDYPELSRQTIHPYTDLLLHDMGEELSDGFKDGLANGREWRTSPLWGIGLYLSVSQHSNLLHDGRARDIQEAILWHEGESKQAKESYKKLNKSDREKVLKFLQSL